Proteins from a genomic interval of Zingiber officinale cultivar Zhangliang chromosome 1B, Zo_v1.1, whole genome shotgun sequence:
- the LOC121981453 gene encoding geranylgeranyl diphosphate reductase, chloroplastic-like — translation MASLSAAVRSAAGDSLRPFSDLRRDTHLLGASGAASIKYAPPAPRRRLAVRASRASPRLNGRKLRVAVVGGGPAGGAAAEALAKGGVETILIERKMDNCKPCGGAIPLCMVEEFSLPLDLIDRRVTKMKMISPSNVAVDIGRTLGPDEYIGMVRREVLDAYLRGRAAEAGASVINGLFLRLDQPEGPSGSYTITYTEYSGGGAGEKRTAEVDAVVGADGANSRVAKSIGAGEYEYAIAFQERVKIPESKMEYYKERAEMYVGDDVSPDFYGWVFPKCDHVAVGTGTVTHKTDIKKFQAATRLRAKDKIEGGTIIRVEAHPIPEHPRPRRVLGRVALVGDAAGYVTKCSGEGIYFAAKSGRMCAEAIVEGSENGSRMIEESDLRKYLAKFDKMYWPTYKVLDVLQKVFYRSNAAREAFVEMCADEYVQKMTFDSYLYKKVVPGNPLDDLKLAVNTIGSLVRANALRREMDKITL, via the exons ATGGCCTCTCTCTCCGCTGCTGTCCGCTCGGCCGCCGGTGACTCCCTCCGCCCCTTCTCCGACCTCCGCCGCGACACCCACCTGCTCGGAGCCTCTGGCGCAGCGTCGATCAAGTATGCGCCGCCTGCTCCACGACGTCGCCTCGCGGTCCGCGCTAGCCGGGCGAGTCCCCGCCTCAATGGGCGCAAGCTGCGGGTGGCGGTGGTGGGCGGAGGCCCAGCAGGAGGCGCGGCGGCGGAGGCGCTTGCGAAGGGCGGTGTTGAGACGATTCTTATCGAGCGAAAAATGGACAATTGCAAGCCCTGTGGCGGCGCGATCCCCCTTTGTATGGTGGAGGAGTTCAGCCTGCCTCTCGACCTGATTGACCGGCGCGTGACCAAGATGAAGATGATCTCACCCTCCAATGTTGCCGTCGACATCGGGCGAACCCTCGGCCCGGACGAGTACATCGGGATGGTGCGCCGCGAGGTGCTCGACGCGTACCTCCGGGGTCGGGCCGCGGAGGCGGGGGCGTCGGTGATCAACGGGTTGTTCCTGCGGCTGGATCAGCCGGAGGGTCCCAGTGGCAGCTACACAATTACATACACCGAATACTCGGGAGGGGGCGCAGGGGAGAAGAGAACGGCGGAGGTGGACGCAGTGGTGGGGGCGGACGGGGCGAACTCGCGGGTGGCGAAATCGATCGGGGCAGGGGAGTACGAATACGCGATCGCATTCCAGGAGCGGGTTAAGATACCGGAATCGAAGATGGAGTACTACAAGGAGCGAGCGGAGATGTACGTCGGCGACGACGTCTCGCCGGACTTCTACGGGTGGGTGTTCCCCAAGTGCGACCACGTGGCCGTCGGCACCGGCACCGTCACGCACAAGACCGACATCAAAAAGTTCCAGGCGGCCACGCGGCTAAGGGCGAAGGACAAGATCGAGGGCGGCACCATCATCCGCGTCGAGGCCCACCCCATTCCCGAGCACCCTCGCCCCCGACG AGTACTGGGAAGAGTAGCTCTCGTCGGCGACGCGGCCGGCTACGTGACCAAGTGCTCCGGCGAAGGGATCTACTTCGCTGCCAAGAGCGGGCGGATGTGCGCGGAAGCCATCGTGGAGGGGTCGGAGAACGGCAGCCGGATGATCGAGGAGAGCGACCTGAGGAAGTACCTGGCGAAGTTCGACAAGATGTACTGGCCGACCTACAAGGTGCTCGACGTATTGCAGAAGGTGTTCTACCGGTCGAACGCGGCGCGGGAGGCCTTCGTGGAGATGTGCGCCGACGAGTACGTGCAGAAGATGACTTTCGACAGCTACTTGTACAAGAAGGTGGTGCCGGGAAACCCCCTGGACGACCTCAAGCTCGCGGTCAACACCATTGGCAGCCTCGTGAGGGCAAATGCCTTGAGGAGGGAGATGGACAAGATCACCTTATGA
- the LOC121981460 gene encoding ABC transporter B family member 19 — MAEAGDAKAAAADGGEKKRQEQSAAFYELFSFADRWDYLLMAAGSVGAVVHGSAMPVFFLLFGDLVNGFGKNQHHLSVMTHEVSKFALYFVYLGLVVCLSSYAEIACWMYTGERQASALRCKYLEAVLRQDVGFFDTDARTGDIVFSVSTDTLLVQDAISEKVGNFIHYLSTFLAGLVVGFVSAWRLALLSVAVIPGIAFAGGLYAYTLTGLTSKSRESYSNAGVVAEQAIAQVRTVYSFVGESKALNSYSEAIQNTLKLGYKAGMAKGLGIGCTYGIACMSWALVFWYAGVFIRNGQTDGGKAFTAIFSAIVGGMSLGQSFSNLGAFSKGMTAGYKLLEIIRQKPSIVQDQCDGKCLEEVHGNIEFKEVTFSYPSRPDVIIFRDFSLFFPAGKTVAVVGGSGSGKSTVVALIERFYDPNQGLVLLDNVDLKTLQLKWLREQIGLVNQEPALFATTILENILYGKPDATFAEVEAAASAANAHTFVSQLPNAYSTQVGERGVQLSGGQKQRIAIARAMLKNPKILLLDEATSALDAGSESIVQEALDRIMVGRTTVVVAHRLSTIRNVDMIAVIQQGQVVETGSHEELLSKGASGAYASLIRFQEMARNRDFGGPSTRRSRSSRLSHSLSTKSLSLRSGSLRNLSYQYSTGADGRIEMVSNADNVRKYPAPRGYFFKLLKLNAPEWPYTMMGAIGSVLSGFIGPTFAIVMSNMIEVFYYRDPNAMERKTREYVFIYIGTGLYAVVAYLVQHYFFSIMGENLTTRVRRMMLAAILRNEVGWFDEEENNSSLVAARLANDAADVKSAIAERISVILQNMTSLLTSFIVGFIIEWRVALLILATFPLLVLANFAQQLSLKGFAGDTAKAHAKTSMIAGEGVSNIRTVAAFNAQDKILSLFASELRVPQQRSLRRSQTSGFLYGLSQLCLYSSEALILWYGVHLVRDGSSTFSKVIKVFVVLVVTANSVAETVSLAPEIIRGGESIRSVFAILNRGTRIEPDDLDAEPVDSIRGEIELRHVDFAYPSRPDVVIFKDFNLRIRAGQSQALVGASGSGKSTVIALIERFYDPTAGKVLIDGKDIKRLSLKQLRLRIGLVQQEPVLFAASIMENIAYGRDGATEEEVVAAARAANVHGFVSALPEGYRTAVGERGVQLSGGQKQRIAIARAVLKDPTVLLLDEATSALDAESECVLQEALERLMKGRTTVLVAHRLSTIRAVDSIGVVQDGRILEQGSHTELLTRADGAYSRLLQLQHYHV; from the exons ATGGCGGAGGCGGGGGACGCGAAGGCGGCAGCGGCGGATGGGGGAGAGAAGAAGAGGCAGGAGCAGAGCGCAGCGTTCTACGAGCTCTTCTCCTTCGCCGATCGTTGGGACTACCTGTTGATGGCGGCGGGGAGTGTGGGAGCGGTGGTCCATGGCTCCGCCATGCccgttttcttcctcctcttcggtgACCTCGTCAATGGCTTCGGGAAGAACCAGCATCACCTATCCGTCATGACCCATGAGGTCTCCAAG tTTGCCCTCTATTTCGTCTACCTTGGGTTGGTGGTTTGCTTGTCCTCTTATGCAG AGATCGCATGCTGGATGTACACTGGTGAGCGGCAGGCCAGCGCGCTTCGCTGTAAGTACCTGGAGGCGGTTCTCCGGCAAGATGTCGGATTCTTCGACACCGACGCGAGGACCGGCGACATAGTCTTTAGCGTCTCCACTGACACCCTCCTTGTCCAAGACGCCATCAGCGAGAAG GTCGGAAATTTTATCCACTATCTTTCCACCTTCCTAGCTGGACTGGTGGTAGGTTTCGTTTCAGCCTGGAGATTAGCCCTCCTCAGTGTCGCGGTCATTCCCGGGATCGCCTTTGCTGGAGGACTATACGCTTACACTCTCACCGGGCTTACATCAAAGAGCCGTGAATCGTATTCCAACGCCGGCGTTGTCGCCGAACAG GCAATTGCACAAGTTCGGACTGTGTACTCCTTTGTTGGTGAAAGCAAAGCACTAAACTCCTATTCCGAAGCAATCCAAAACACACTGAAACTTGGATACAAGGCAGGGATGGCTAAAGGCCTTGGAATTGGCTGCACATATGGAATTGCTTGCATGTCATGGGCTCTGGTATTTTGGTATGCTGGTGTTTTTATTAGGAATGGGCAAACTGATGGTGGGAAGGCTTTCACAGCAATATTTTCTGCTATTGTTGGTGGCAT GAGCCTAGGTCAATCATTCTCAAATCTTGGGGCCTTTAGCAAAGGAATGACTGCTGGATACAAGTTATTGGAGATTATCCGACAAAAACCCTCTATAGTCCAAGATCAATGCGATGGGAAGTGTTTGGAAGAGGTTCATGGAAATATAGAATTCAAAGAAGTAACTTTTAGCTATCCATCAAGGCCAGATGTCATTATCTTCCgagatttctctcttttcttcccaGCAGGGAAGACAGTTGCAGTTGTTGGAGGAAGTGGATCAGGAAAGAGTACTGTCGTGGCTCTAATAGAAAGATTTTATGATCCTAACCAAG GGCTGGTGCTGCTTGACAATGTTGATTTAAAGACATTGCAGCTAAAATGGCTGAGAGAGCAAATTGGCCTGGTTAATCAAGAACCTGCACTATTTGCTACTACAATACTTGAGAACATACTGTATGGGAAACCGGATGCAACATTTGCTGAAGTTGAAGCTGCTGCCTCTGCTGCTAATGCTCATACCTTTGTATCACAACTTCCAAATGCATACAGTACCCAG GTAGGAGAACGGGGAGTCCAGTTGTCTGGTGGACAGAAACAACGAATTGCCATTGCCCGGGCCATGTTAAAGAATCCCAAAATCCTTCTCCTTGATGAAGCTACTAGTGCTCTAGATGCTGGCTCTGAGAGCATTGTCCAAGAAGCCCTCGACCGCATCATGGTCGGAAGAACTACTGTGGTTGTTGCACATCGGTTGTCAACTATAAGAAATGTGGATATGATTGCTGTGATCCAGCAGGGTCAAGTTGTGGAAACTGGGAGCCATGAAGAACTACTGTCAAAAGGGGCCTCTGGAGCTTATGCCTCTTTGATTCGGTTCCAGGAGATGGCAAGGAACAGAGATTTTGGTGGTCCATCCACTCGAAGATCCCGATCTTCACGACTGAGCCATTCACTTTCCACAAAATCATTAAGTTTGCGATCTGGTAGCTTAAGAAATTTGAGCTACCAGTACAGCACTGGAGCAGATGGCCGCATTGAGATGGTGTCTAATGCTGATAATGTTCGCAAGTATCCTGCACCTCGAGGCTACTTCTTCAAGCTTTTGAAGCTAAATGCACCTGAATGGCCTTATACAATGATGGGTGCAATTGGATCAGTTTTATCTGGCTTCATAGGCCCTACTTTTGCAATCGTTATGAGCAACATGATCGAAGTTTTCTACTACAGGGACCCAAATGCCATGGAGAGAAAGACCAGGGAATATGTGTTCATATACATCGGCACTGGCCTTTATGCAGTTGTTGCCTACTTGGTTCAACATTACTTCTTTAGCATTATGGGAGAAAATCTTacaactagggtgaggagaatGATGCTTGCCG CAATCTTGAGGAATGAAGTGGGCTGGTTCGATGAGGAAGAGAACAATTCAAGCCTGGTGGCTGCACGTTTAGCCAACGATGCGGCTGATGTGAAGTCTGCAATAGCTGAAAGGATCTCTGTAATCCTGCAGAACATGACCTCACTGTTAACTTCATTCATAGTCGGCTTCATCATTGAATGGCGCGTTGCTCTACTCATTCTTGCCACCTTCCCTCTCCTGGTCCTTGCCAACTTTGCTCAA CAACTCTCACTTAAGGGCTTCGCCGGCGACACCGCTAAGGCCCATGCCAAAACCAGCATGATCGCTGGCGAAGGTGTTAGCAACATCCGCACGGTGGCCGCATTCAACGCGCAGGATAAGATACTTTCCCTCTTCGCCAGCGAGCTGCGCGTTCCCCAGCAACGCAGCCTCCGCCGGAGCCAGACCTCGGGCTTCCTCTACGGCCTCTCCCAGCTCTGCCTCTATTCCTCTGAAGCCCTCATCCTCTGGTACGGCGTTCATCTCGTTCGTGACGGCTCCTCCACCTTCTCCAAGGTCATCAAGGTCTTCGTTGTCCTTGTCGTCACCGCCAACTCCGTCGCTGAGACTGTCAGCCTCGCCCCTGAGATTATCCGCGGCGGCGAGTCGATCCGCTCCGTATTTGCCATTCTCAATCGAGGCACCCGCATCGAGCCCGACGACCTTGACGCTGAGCCGGTGGACTCCATCCGTGGTGAGATCGAACTACGGCACGTTGACTTTGCGTACCCTTCTCGTCCTGACGTCGTCATCTTTAAAGACTTCAACTTGCGCATCCGTGCCGGCCAAAGCCAGGCTCTTGTCGGCGCGAGTGGATCCGGCAAGAGCACCGTCATAGCATTAATTGAAAGATTCTACGATCCCACGGCGGGCAAGGTGCTGATCGACGGCAAGGACATCAAACGACTCAGCTTGAAGCAACTGCGGCTCAGGATCGGGCTGGTGCAGCAGGAGCCGGTGCTCTTCGCCGCCAGCATCATGGAAAACATTGCTTATGGCAGGGACGGCGCCACGGAAGAGGAAGTAGTCGCCGCAGCGCGCGCTGCTAATGTGCATGGCTTTGTGAGTGCGCTTCCGGAGGGGTACCGGACGGCTGTGGGAGAGCGGGGCGTGCAGCTTTCTGGCGGGCAGAAGCAGCGGATTGCCATCGCCCGGGCGGTGCTCAAGGATCCAACGGTGCTGCTGCTGGACGAGGCAACCAGCGCGCTAGACGCTGAGTCCGAGTGCGTGCTGCAGGAAGCGCTCGAGCGGCTGATGAAGGGGCGCACCACCGTGCTGGTGGCGCACCGCCTCTCCACCATCCGCGCCGTCGACTCGATTGGGGTGGTGCAGGACGGCCGCATCCTGGAGCAGGGCAGTCATACCGAACTCCTCACGCGGGCCGACGGGGCCTACTCCCGGTTGCTGCAGTTGCAACACTATCATGTCTGA